A single region of the Terriglobales bacterium genome encodes:
- the add gene encoding adenosine deaminase: protein MQASEPSAFIRSLPKAELHLHLEGSIGPDELAELIVLHGGGPVDRERLARLYKHENFTAFLDAFKRVTHWLRTPEDYELISYRLMQKLKAENALHAEVYVSVGVIMFRERDFDAIFEGLERGRERGARDFGVSLYWIFDATRQFGVEAAQKVFDRALQLRERGVIGIGIGGDEAQGPAQWFRDLYARARDHGLRLTAHAGESVGPESIRAALDVLQAERIGHGLALWKDRELMSQLAQARVPVEICLTSNLRTGCCAAAQEHPLKTYYDQGIMVTLNTDDPAMFETTLCREYQVAQETFGFSDEQLREMARNSFEASFLPEEKKREFLSGFSSLGIRQV from the coding sequence ATGCAGGCCAGCGAGCCATCGGCGTTTATTCGCTCTCTTCCCAAGGCCGAGCTCCATCTTCACCTGGAGGGTTCGATCGGCCCGGATGAGTTGGCAGAGCTGATCGTGTTGCACGGCGGGGGCCCCGTCGATCGCGAGCGCCTGGCGCGTCTCTACAAGCACGAGAACTTCACCGCCTTCCTGGACGCGTTCAAGCGGGTCACGCACTGGCTGCGCACGCCGGAAGATTACGAGCTCATCAGCTATCGCCTGATGCAGAAGCTGAAGGCGGAAAACGCACTGCACGCCGAGGTGTACGTATCGGTGGGCGTGATCATGTTTCGCGAGCGCGACTTCGACGCTATCTTCGAGGGCCTGGAGCGAGGGCGGGAGCGTGGCGCGCGGGATTTCGGCGTGTCGCTGTATTGGATCTTCGACGCGACGCGTCAATTCGGCGTGGAAGCCGCGCAAAAAGTGTTCGACCGGGCGCTCCAGCTGCGCGAGCGCGGCGTGATCGGAATTGGAATTGGCGGGGACGAGGCACAGGGACCGGCGCAGTGGTTTCGCGATCTCTACGCGCGCGCCCGCGACCACGGCCTGCGCTTGACCGCGCATGCGGGCGAATCGGTGGGCCCGGAATCCATCCGTGCCGCCCTGGACGTGCTGCAGGCTGAACGCATCGGACATGGCCTGGCGTTGTGGAAAGACCGCGAGCTGATGTCGCAACTGGCACAGGCGCGCGTGCCGGTCGAGATTTGTCTCACCAGCAACCTGCGCACCGGGTGTTGCGCCGCGGCGCAGGAGCATCCGCTGAAGACTTATTACGACCAGGGAATCATGGTGACGTTGAACACCGATGATCCGGCGATGTTTGAGACGACGTTGTGCCGCGAATACCAGGTTGCGCAGGAGACGTTCGGTTTCAGCGATGAGCAATTGCGGGAAATGGCGAGGAATTCGTTCGAGGCCTCGTTCTTGCCGGAAGAGAAGAAGCGGGAGTTCCTTTCGGGTTTTTCATCGCTCGGCATCCGGCAGGTTTAG
- a CDS encoding amino acid permease: MTTTDKPAAQVTGSQLLARKSIDKLIADSEEPEHRLKKTLGPWSLTALGIGAIIGSGIFVLTGTAAAGEHFEVPSILHAQVLDLIANFLRHGSSAGALMHGRPPAGPAIAISFILVAVACSFAGLCYAELASMIPIAGSAYTYSYATLGEIFAWIIGWDLILEYAVSNVAVAVGFSGYLKAQLAAFGIVLPDAWSSAVYASGKLTGAYFNVPAFLVVFILTVLLVRGVRESAETNNVMVMVKLGAIVTFLVVGGMLARPANWHPFMPSGFAGVVTGGAIIFFTYIGFDSVSTAAEESKEPQKDIPFGIIASLIVCTILYVGVALVLLGMMKYSTFTSGAAAEAPVAYALKQLGANRIWQSVIIIGALTGMLSSLLVFQYGQTRIWFAMSRDGLLPKIFSAVHKRFKTPHWSTWIAGFAVGIPAGLVDIGDAADLSNIGTLFAFVLVSLGVIFLRRTQPDRPRGFRVPLVPLFPLISVILCGGLMTGLTVITWIRFFVWLAIGLFIYFLYSRRHSEFAR, translated from the coding sequence TTGACGACAACCGACAAACCAGCGGCTCAAGTCACGGGCTCGCAACTGCTCGCACGCAAGTCCATCGACAAGCTGATCGCGGACTCGGAGGAGCCCGAGCACCGGCTGAAGAAGACGCTGGGACCATGGAGCCTCACCGCGCTCGGCATCGGGGCCATCATCGGCAGCGGGATCTTCGTGTTGACGGGCACGGCAGCGGCGGGCGAGCACTTCGAGGTTCCCTCCATCCTGCACGCCCAGGTGCTCGACCTGATCGCCAACTTCCTGCGCCACGGGTCGAGCGCGGGCGCGCTCATGCATGGACGTCCGCCTGCGGGTCCGGCAATCGCGATCTCGTTCATCCTGGTTGCCGTGGCGTGCTCCTTCGCGGGACTGTGCTATGCAGAACTGGCCTCGATGATTCCGATCGCGGGCAGCGCCTACACTTACTCGTACGCGACGCTGGGCGAGATCTTCGCCTGGATCATCGGCTGGGACCTGATTCTGGAGTATGCGGTCAGCAATGTCGCGGTGGCGGTCGGATTCAGCGGATACCTGAAGGCGCAGCTTGCCGCCTTCGGCATCGTCTTGCCCGACGCGTGGTCGAGCGCGGTGTACGCCTCGGGGAAATTGACAGGTGCATATTTCAATGTGCCTGCATTTCTCGTCGTCTTCATCCTGACGGTTTTACTCGTGCGCGGAGTGCGCGAATCGGCGGAGACCAACAACGTCATGGTGATGGTGAAGCTTGGTGCGATCGTCACCTTCCTGGTCGTGGGCGGAATGCTGGCGCGTCCGGCGAACTGGCATCCCTTCATGCCGTCAGGATTCGCGGGCGTGGTCACCGGCGGCGCCATCATCTTCTTCACCTACATCGGCTTCGATTCGGTCTCCACCGCTGCGGAGGAATCCAAGGAGCCGCAAAAAGACATCCCCTTCGGCATCATCGCCTCGCTGATCGTTTGCACCATTCTCTATGTCGGCGTGGCGCTGGTGCTGCTCGGCATGATGAAGTATTCGACCTTCACTTCCGGCGCCGCGGCCGAAGCGCCAGTGGCTTACGCCTTGAAGCAGCTGGGCGCGAACCGCATCTGGCAGTCGGTGATCATCATCGGCGCGCTCACCGGAATGCTCTCGTCGCTGCTCGTCTTTCAATATGGGCAGACGCGTATCTGGTTCGCCATGTCGCGCGACGGCCTGCTGCCGAAAATCTTCTCCGCCGTACACAAGAGATTTAAGACGCCGCACTGGTCCACGTGGATCGCGGGATTCGCGGTGGGAATCCCGGCAGGACTGGTGGACATCGGCGATGCCGCGGACCTCTCCAATATCGGGACGCTGTTCGCCTTCGTGCTCGTCTCGCTGGGAGTGATCTTTCTGCGCAGGACGCAGCCGGATCGGCCGCGCGGCTTCCGTGTGCCGCTGGTGCCGCTGTTCCCGCTGATTTCGGTCATTCTCTGCGGCGGGCTGATGACGGGCCTGACGGTCATCACTTGGATCCGCTTCTTCGTGTGGCTGGCAATCGGCCTGTTCATCTACTTCCTGTACAGTCGCCGCCACTCGGAATTCGCGCGCTGA
- a CDS encoding UvrD-helicase domain-containing protein, translating into MSFLDELNPQQREAVETADGPILILAGAGSGKTRVITYRIAHLIEQLGAAPESILAVTFTNKAAAEMAERVEQLVGGRSFAKPWISTFHSMCVRMLRRDIEALRINNIGYTKQFAIYDEADQQSLVKQAIRRLGLDDKQLTPRTVLARISWAKNHMLDPQETFLQSSDLKSEQVAHVYEIYRQELRKANAMDFDDLLLETVRLLKVAEPVRHYWNRRFQYILIDEYQDTNRPQYELMRLLAGERHNVCAVGDEDQSIYSWRGADIRNILEFEKDFGDAKIIRLEQNYRSTQNILSAASAVVANNVKRKGKNLWTSRQGGDKIGYYEAPDGENEALFAADLFSKYLQESAKEGDDRARAAVLYRTNAQSRLFEEAMRRYQLPYHVVGGFSFYERAEIKDMISYLKVVQNPDDTIALMRVINTPARGIGRSTLDTLERIALETGKSLWGAIGNAVDALLVPQRAAASLKNFHDIIEGGRAMLSGTYAKWLGDSIDGSDSEPEDRTTPEAAPPGEDGEDLSFDFGANLESSSDDGGHGATAGSDETDSSDAASAPAAGEQPPAATAELLKYLLDRTRYIKSLEEEDTPESLARIENLRELVNAAMDSRDRGESLQEFLDHAALVSDADQYDSAAKITLMSLHAAKGLEFPVVFLAGMEEGLFPHSRTFLNPDDIEEERRLCYVGMTRAMDQLIVSRARYRRRYGTDMPEASIPSRFLEEIPPQLLQELGSPRRSSWSTEEKIREYKDDYASSHYEHDRHYDYENEDQRGSTGRQKQRPSYAGSHHTYNSIDNIAEFFASRGKKFTRPKVDVPAPSGRTGFRPGQRVKHPKYGEGTVYKREGDGEDAKITVQFPRFGLKKLVEKYAQLERV; encoded by the coding sequence GTGTCGTTCCTCGACGAACTGAATCCGCAACAACGCGAAGCGGTCGAAACCGCCGACGGGCCGATCCTCATCCTGGCCGGGGCGGGGTCGGGCAAGACGCGCGTGATTACCTACCGGATCGCGCACCTGATCGAGCAGCTCGGGGCCGCGCCCGAGTCGATCCTGGCGGTCACGTTTACCAACAAGGCTGCCGCCGAGATGGCGGAGCGCGTGGAACAACTGGTCGGCGGCCGCAGCTTCGCCAAGCCGTGGATTTCCACTTTCCACTCCATGTGCGTGCGCATGCTGCGGCGCGACATCGAGGCGCTGCGCATCAACAACATCGGCTACACCAAGCAATTCGCCATCTACGACGAAGCCGACCAGCAATCGCTGGTCAAGCAGGCCATCCGCCGTCTCGGGCTCGATGACAAGCAGCTCACGCCGCGCACCGTGCTGGCGCGCATTTCCTGGGCGAAGAACCACATGCTCGACCCGCAGGAAACGTTCCTGCAATCCTCCGACCTGAAGTCCGAGCAGGTGGCGCACGTCTACGAGATTTACCGCCAGGAACTGCGCAAGGCGAATGCCATGGACTTCGACGACCTGCTGCTGGAGACGGTGCGGCTGCTCAAGGTCGCCGAACCGGTGCGACACTACTGGAACCGGCGGTTTCAGTACATTCTGATCGACGAATACCAGGACACCAACCGCCCGCAGTACGAACTCATGCGCCTGCTCGCCGGAGAGCGGCACAACGTGTGCGCCGTCGGCGACGAGGACCAGTCCATCTACTCGTGGCGCGGCGCCGACATCCGCAACATCCTGGAATTCGAAAAGGATTTTGGCGATGCCAAGATCATTCGCCTGGAGCAGAACTACCGTTCGACGCAGAACATCCTGAGCGCCGCCTCCGCCGTGGTCGCCAACAACGTGAAGCGCAAAGGCAAGAACCTTTGGACCTCGCGGCAGGGCGGGGACAAGATCGGCTACTACGAAGCTCCCGACGGCGAGAACGAAGCACTGTTCGCCGCCGATTTGTTCTCCAAGTACCTGCAGGAGTCAGCCAAAGAAGGCGACGACCGCGCCCGGGCGGCCGTGCTCTATCGCACCAACGCGCAGTCGCGGCTGTTTGAAGAAGCGATGCGCCGCTACCAGCTGCCGTACCACGTGGTGGGCGGCTTCTCGTTCTACGAGCGCGCCGAGATCAAGGACATGATCTCGTATCTCAAGGTAGTACAGAATCCCGACGACACCATCGCGCTGATGCGGGTCATCAACACGCCCGCGCGCGGCATCGGCCGCAGCACCCTGGACACGCTGGAACGCATCGCGCTGGAAACGGGCAAGTCGCTATGGGGTGCGATCGGCAATGCGGTCGATGCCTTGCTGGTACCGCAGCGCGCCGCCGCATCGTTGAAGAACTTCCACGACATCATCGAGGGCGGGCGGGCCATGCTCTCCGGGACCTATGCGAAGTGGCTGGGGGACTCCATCGACGGCAGCGACAGCGAACCGGAGGACCGAACCACGCCGGAAGCCGCACCGCCGGGAGAAGACGGCGAGGATCTGTCGTTCGACTTTGGCGCGAACCTGGAATCCTCGTCCGACGATGGAGGCCACGGCGCCACCGCCGGGTCTGACGAAACCGACAGCTCCGATGCCGCCAGCGCCCCCGCCGCCGGCGAACAACCCCCCGCCGCCACCGCTGAGCTGCTGAAGTACCTGCTTGACCGCACCCGCTACATCAAGTCGCTGGAGGAAGAAGACACGCCCGAGTCGCTGGCGCGCATCGAGAACCTTCGCGAACTGGTTAATGCCGCCATGGATTCCCGAGACCGCGGCGAGTCGCTGCAGGAATTTCTCGATCACGCCGCGCTGGTCAGCGACGCGGACCAGTACGATTCCGCCGCCAAGATCACGCTCATGTCGCTGCATGCCGCCAAGGGCCTGGAATTTCCGGTGGTGTTCCTGGCCGGGATGGAAGAGGGACTGTTCCCGCATTCGCGGACGTTCCTCAATCCTGACGACATCGAGGAAGAGCGCCGGCTGTGCTACGTCGGCATGACGCGAGCGATGGACCAGCTGATCGTGAGCCGGGCCCGTTACCGCCGGCGTTACGGCACGGACATGCCGGAAGCATCCATCCCGTCGCGCTTCCTGGAGGAGATCCCGCCCCAGTTGCTGCAGGAGCTTGGCTCTCCCCGGCGCTCGAGTTGGAGCACGGAGGAAAAGATCCGCGAGTACAAGGACGACTACGCTTCCTCGCACTACGAGCACGACCGGCACTACGACTACGAAAACGAGGACCAGCGCGGGTCCACTGGCCGTCAGAAGCAGCGGCCCTCGTATGCCGGTTCGCACCATACCTACAACTCGATCGACAATATCGCGGAATTCTTCGCTTCCCGCGGCAAGAAGTTCACGCGTCCGAAAGTTGACGTGCCTGCTCCGAGCGGGCGCACCGGATTTCGTCCCGGGCAGCGCGTGAAGCACCCGAAATACGGCGAAGGAACGGTGTACAAGCGCGAGGGCGACGGGGAGGATGCGAAGATTACGGTACAATTCCCAAGATTCGGGCTGAAGAAGCTGGTCGAGAAGTACGCGCAGCTGGAGCGGGTGTGA
- a CDS encoding DUF971 domain-containing protein: MSAAANSTPKSVKVHLKDGTGMDIEWMDGHKSSYSFMYLRDACPCALCNEERVKQNREPGERPKPAPGALPMFTPPPKATVAEAVGKYAIRFNWSDGHEHGIFSWDFLREFCPCRECSTMRREMKPPGAPVTRTVPH, from the coding sequence ATGTCTGCGGCCGCCAACTCCACGCCCAAGTCGGTGAAGGTCCACCTGAAAGACGGCACCGGCATGGATATCGAGTGGATGGACGGCCACAAGAGCTCCTATTCGTTCATGTACCTGCGCGATGCCTGTCCCTGCGCCCTCTGCAACGAAGAACGCGTCAAGCAGAACCGGGAGCCGGGAGAACGCCCCAAGCCGGCGCCCGGAGCGCTGCCCATGTTCACGCCGCCGCCGAAGGCGACGGTAGCGGAAGCGGTCGGCAAGTACGCCATCCGCTTCAACTGGAGCGACGGCCACGAGCACGGCATTTTCTCCTGGGACTTCCTGCGGGAGTTCTGCCCCTGCCGCGAGTGCTCCACCATGCGGCGCGAGATGAAGCCGCCGGGCGCGCCGGTAACGCGAACCGTGCCTCATTAG
- the rpmB gene encoding 50S ribosomal protein L28, translated as MAQVCDVCGKGPQFGNNISHAHNVTKRRWNVNLRPVRARVKGAAKRLRVCTACLRSGKVVKA; from the coding sequence ATGGCACAAGTCTGTGATGTCTGCGGCAAGGGACCGCAATTCGGCAACAATATCAGCCACGCCCACAACGTGACCAAGCGTCGCTGGAACGTCAACCTGCGGCCGGTACGCGCCAGGGTCAAGGGCGCCGCCAAGAGGCTGCGCGTCTGCACCGCCTGCCTGCGCAGCGGCAAAGTGGTCAAAGCCTAA
- a CDS encoding STAS domain-containing protein translates to MLKLEVQESPLVTILRCSGRILHGDGADTLVKAVMSEDTRYFLIDLHGVNAIDAAGLGALAGLEGWARSDNRAVHLVNLSKRVREALEITGLSSMLQIFPASESTPARGVSNPRTARPRNITAAPVVASFC, encoded by the coding sequence GTGCTCAAGTTGGAAGTTCAGGAATCGCCGCTGGTCACTATTCTGCGCTGCTCAGGTCGAATTCTTCATGGGGATGGAGCCGATACCCTGGTAAAGGCCGTGATGTCGGAAGACACGCGTTATTTTCTGATTGACCTCCATGGGGTGAACGCGATTGACGCGGCCGGATTGGGAGCCTTAGCCGGATTGGAAGGCTGGGCAAGAAGCGACAACCGAGCGGTTCATCTGGTGAATCTCTCGAAACGAGTCCGTGAGGCTCTGGAGATCACGGGGCTGAGTTCGATGCTGCAGATTTTCCCCGCCTCAGAAAGCACGCCAGCGCGCGGCGTAAGCAACCCACGCACGGCGCGCCCGCGAAATATTACCGCCGCACCAGTGGTAGCTAGCTTCTGTTGA
- a CDS encoding winged helix-turn-helix domain-containing protein, protein MKIRLLGQPVEVLSMLLERPGEVVTREELQKRLWPGDTYVDFESGLNAAIKRLRDALGDEAENPRFVETLPRLGYRFIAGVNGTQRPPLSGARIAVLPLENLSGKSEEDYFVDGTTDALIAELGKVSALRVISRQSVMRYKGSKKPLQEIARELNVDALVEGSVLRSSGRVRVVANLIDASKDQHLWAEMFDREASDILALQSDFAMSIAREVQAKLSSQEHAQLTRTRAVNPDAHEAYLKGLYYWNKFTVPGLNKSLEYFQQAIDKDPGYAQAYAGMAASYGVLGHPLGVLSPREANAKARAAAMKALEIDEAFSEAHGPLGWEKLFYERDWSGAEREFRRAIELSPSNANARDGLSMYLAALGRLDESLEEIRRAHDLDPLSLGINGDVGMILFFARRYDQALEHLEKTQELDPSFPLTYWNMARVYEAKGMQEEAYQMYRRGITLSGMPELEAVEQAHARGGWRGACQKQIDLMLQHQATGTDAYGIAENYMHLGDNNQALDWLLKAADQRYSMVVFTKVDPRLDGLHSHPRFAELLHRLSLSP, encoded by the coding sequence ATGAAGATTAGACTTCTGGGGCAGCCGGTCGAAGTCCTGTCCATGCTGCTGGAACGTCCCGGCGAGGTCGTCACACGGGAGGAGCTACAGAAGAGGCTCTGGCCGGGGGATACCTACGTTGACTTCGAGAGCGGCCTGAACGCCGCGATCAAGAGGCTGCGAGACGCCCTGGGTGATGAGGCAGAGAATCCCCGGTTTGTGGAAACGCTACCCCGCCTTGGTTACCGCTTCATCGCCGGAGTCAACGGTACACAACGGCCACCGCTATCCGGTGCCCGAATTGCAGTGCTGCCACTAGAGAACCTTTCGGGAAAGTCCGAGGAGGATTACTTTGTCGATGGGACGACCGATGCGCTGATCGCCGAGCTAGGCAAGGTGAGCGCGCTGCGTGTGATCTCCAGGCAATCGGTGATGCGCTACAAAGGCAGTAAGAAGCCTCTGCAGGAGATTGCGCGGGAGTTGAATGTCGATGCCCTGGTCGAAGGCTCGGTGCTACGCTCGAGTGGCCGGGTGCGAGTCGTTGCAAACCTGATTGATGCCTCGAAGGACCAACACCTCTGGGCGGAGATGTTCGATCGCGAAGCAAGCGACATCCTCGCCTTGCAGAGCGATTTCGCCATGTCCATTGCCCGAGAGGTGCAAGCCAAACTCAGCTCACAGGAACATGCGCAACTCACGAGGACGCGCGCAGTCAACCCCGACGCCCACGAGGCATACCTCAAGGGTTTGTACTATTGGAATAAGTTCACCGTCCCCGGTTTGAACAAGAGCCTGGAGTACTTCCAACAGGCTATTGACAAAGATCCGGGTTACGCGCAGGCGTACGCTGGCATGGCGGCTTCCTACGGTGTTTTGGGGCATCCCTTGGGCGTGCTATCTCCCCGTGAGGCCAATGCGAAGGCGAGGGCCGCCGCGATGAAGGCGCTGGAGATTGACGAAGCTTTCAGCGAAGCTCATGGCCCACTGGGTTGGGAAAAACTCTTCTACGAGCGCGACTGGTCCGGAGCCGAGCGCGAATTCCGCCGCGCTATCGAGCTCAGCCCGAGCAACGCTAACGCTCGTGACGGCCTGTCCATGTATCTTGCGGCCCTGGGGCGCTTGGACGAGTCACTAGAAGAAATCCGACGTGCACACGACCTGGACCCCCTCTCGCTCGGCATCAACGGCGACGTGGGCATGATTCTTTTCTTTGCGCGGCGGTACGACCAAGCCCTCGAACACCTCGAGAAGACTCAAGAGCTGGACCCAAGTTTCCCGCTGACCTACTGGAACATGGCGCGCGTGTATGAAGCCAAGGGCATGCAAGAAGAAGCTTACCAGATGTATCGCAGGGGAATAACCTTGTCAGGCATGCCGGAGTTAGAGGCGGTTGAGCAGGCGCACGCCCGGGGAGGATGGCGGGGTGCTTGCCAGAAGCAGATCGATTTAATGCTTCAGCATCAGGCGACAGGCACCGATGCTTATGGGATTGCCGAGAACTATATGCACCTAGGAGATAATAATCAGGCGCTCGATTGGTTGCTGAAGGCTGCGGACCAGCGTTACTCTATGGTGGTCTTCACCAAAGTGGACCCGCGACTCGATGGCCTCCACTCCCACCCGCGCTTTGCCGAGCTGCTTCACCGCCTAAGCCTTTCGCCGTAA